The following are encoded in a window of Solibacillus sp. FSL R7-0668 genomic DNA:
- a CDS encoding alpha-amylase family glycosyl hydrolase has product MKLKKWLSALTAGVLLSTTFAFASSASAEDKAKTIADESIYDLLVDRFFNGTGKNDDEQVNAKDPEMFAGGDFDGLVKKVDYISKMGYTIVSVGSVLETEKYDGSMVTSYTALEPHFGTEEEFQHMLNTYQNKKIKIMVDFPLSNVSPNHEWAAEPGFVASTNDGKIQWDLTNTAVQDKLIESASQFVSKFGVNGVRLTNIESADTAFLNRMIAALKAENEEIYVITNSESDASFDAKFYADTASLFTNALKNVDLDTATLEAHIDEAAAGTPVLSMTDTIWSDRFTLSSTEEGMYQPTRSKMSIASTLLLPGVPVVTYGSEIAMNGAAGAEAHQYYNFKTDSELMDYIGNLNSLLNDSDTLRAGEFKWIENDNGYMVFERKSDTEHWIVVINNSSKTKRVHLPVADIGEGKEIRGMFDSEIIRANKDGNYTIILDREMVEVYQVIDERGINMSYIVALSLVVIIYTIFMVLVMKRGKKRRAEQVNKA; this is encoded by the coding sequence TTGAAGCTGAAAAAGTGGTTAAGTGCATTAACTGCGGGTGTGTTGCTTTCGACAACTTTTGCATTTGCTAGTAGCGCAAGTGCCGAAGATAAAGCAAAGACGATAGCAGATGAGAGTATATACGATTTATTAGTAGACCGTTTCTTTAATGGGACAGGGAAAAATGATGATGAACAAGTGAATGCAAAAGATCCAGAGATGTTTGCAGGTGGGGACTTCGATGGACTTGTAAAAAAAGTAGATTATATCTCTAAGATGGGTTATACGATTGTATCAGTAGGCTCGGTATTGGAGACAGAAAAATACGATGGCTCGATGGTGACGAGCTATACTGCATTAGAGCCGCATTTTGGGACAGAAGAAGAATTCCAACATATGCTGAATACATATCAAAATAAGAAGATTAAAATAATGGTTGATTTCCCGCTTTCGAATGTCAGTCCGAATCATGAATGGGCTGCGGAACCTGGGTTTGTTGCAAGTACGAATGACGGTAAAATTCAATGGGATTTAACGAATACCGCAGTACAAGACAAATTAATCGAAAGTGCGTCCCAGTTTGTATCAAAGTTTGGGGTTAATGGGGTGCGCTTAACGAATATCGAATCGGCGGATACAGCTTTTTTAAATCGCATGATTGCTGCTTTAAAGGCGGAAAATGAAGAAATCTATGTCATCACAAATAGCGAAAGTGATGCAAGCTTTGATGCAAAATTTTATGCGGATACAGCAAGCCTATTTACCAACGCCTTAAAAAATGTTGATTTAGATACAGCGACATTGGAAGCACATATCGATGAAGCCGCTGCTGGTACGCCCGTGCTTTCTATGACTGATACAATTTGGTCTGATCGCTTTACGCTATCGTCAACAGAAGAAGGTATGTATCAACCGACACGTAGTAAAATGTCTATTGCCAGTACCTTATTATTACCGGGTGTTCCTGTTGTGACATACGGTTCTGAAATCGCGATGAATGGTGCAGCTGGCGCGGAAGCACATCAGTATTATAATTTTAAAACGGATTCAGAATTAATGGATTATATCGGTAATTTAAATTCATTGCTCAATGATTCAGACACATTACGCGCAGGCGAATTTAAATGGATTGAAAATGATAATGGCTACATGGTATTTGAGCGGAAATCGGATACAGAACATTGGATTGTTGTCATTAATAATAGTAGTAAAACGAAGCGCGTGCACCTTCCTGTTGCAGACATCGGGGAAGGAAAAGAAATTCGCGGAATGTTCGATAGCGAAATTATTCGCGCTAATAAAGATGGCAACTACACAATCATTTTAGATCGTGAAATGGTTGAGGTGTATCAAGTGATCGATGAACGCGGCATTAATATGTCCTATATTGTTGCACTTAGTTTAGTGGTCATTATTTATACAATCTTTATGGTATTAGTGATGAAGCGCGGGAAAAAACGCCGCGCAGAACAAGTAAATAAAGCATAA
- a CDS encoding Cof-type HAD-IIB family hydrolase, translating into MKEHLIVLDLDGTLLTDEKVISALTKDTLLKAKQAGHQVMIATGRPYRASQLYYNELGLTTPIVNFNGALIHHPKNPMWKTIHTTVDLRVVHDVVESVHKYEYDNLIAEVMDDVYIHREDEGMLEMFHMGSPNILHGNLTHTLLQNPTSLLVHADDVNTPIIRQHLQDVHAELIEHRRWGAPFPIIEIVRKGLSKAVGIDHIAKEMGIPRDRIIAFGDEDNDLEMIEYAGVGVAMNNGISELKNIANEITLSNNEDGIAKILKDRLKL; encoded by the coding sequence ATGAAAGAACATTTAATCGTTTTGGACTTAGATGGCACATTGTTAACGGACGAAAAGGTCATCTCAGCCTTAACAAAAGATACATTGCTAAAAGCAAAACAAGCTGGTCACCAAGTGATGATCGCAACAGGACGTCCCTACCGCGCAAGCCAGCTTTACTATAATGAACTCGGATTAACAACACCGATTGTCAACTTTAACGGGGCATTAATCCACCACCCTAAAAATCCAATGTGGAAAACCATTCATACGACTGTCGATCTGCGCGTTGTTCATGACGTTGTCGAATCCGTACACAAATATGAGTATGATAATCTAATAGCAGAAGTGATGGATGATGTATACATTCACCGCGAAGATGAAGGCATGCTCGAAATGTTCCATATGGGAAGTCCTAATATTTTACATGGAAATTTAACGCATACTTTACTACAAAATCCTACGAGCTTACTAGTCCATGCCGATGATGTGAATACTCCGATCATTCGTCAACATTTACAAGATGTCCATGCCGAATTAATCGAGCATCGTCGCTGGGGCGCGCCATTTCCAATTATCGAAATCGTGCGTAAAGGCTTAAGTAAAGCAGTCGGCATTGACCATATTGCCAAAGAAATGGGCATTCCACGCGACCGTATTATTGCCTTTGGTGATGAGGACAATGATTTAGAAATGATTGAATATGCCGGTGTGGGCGTGGCGATGAATAATGGGATTTCAGAACTTAAAAATATCGCCAACGAAATTACTTTATCGAATAATGAAGATGGTATCGCGAAAATTTTGAAAGATCGTTTAAAACTATAA
- a CDS encoding prolyl oligopeptidase family serine peptidase: MIVKRELWSDIPLLHVYNEDLNEQSPVVIFLHGFLSAKEHNLHYAYQLVQQGVRVILPDAFLHGERAETASEQMMNAHFWNIVLKSVKEVHIVYEQLKAKNYVASGKIGIAGTSMGGIVTSGCLAVYPWVQAAGICMGTTSFTKLALYQVEDMVQREIDFPMSQQEQTDLLALLSQFNMEDHSAMWRNKPIIFWHGMRDTVVPYQMSRDFYDGLSDELRTSITYLSEEKAGHAVSRAGVLQVTQFIAQRLA, encoded by the coding sequence ATGATTGTAAAACGTGAGCTATGGAGCGATATTCCATTATTACATGTCTATAATGAAGATCTAAATGAGCAATCGCCCGTCGTAATTTTTTTACATGGGTTTTTAAGTGCAAAGGAGCATAACTTGCACTACGCCTATCAGCTTGTGCAACAAGGAGTTCGTGTTATTTTACCAGATGCTTTTTTACATGGTGAGCGTGCAGAAACAGCTTCGGAACAAATGATGAACGCGCATTTTTGGAACATTGTTTTAAAATCTGTGAAAGAAGTACATATTGTTTATGAGCAGCTCAAGGCAAAAAATTATGTAGCGAGCGGTAAAATTGGCATCGCCGGAACATCGATGGGTGGTATTGTGACATCGGGCTGTTTAGCGGTATATCCTTGGGTGCAAGCTGCCGGTATTTGTATGGGAACGACAAGCTTTACAAAATTAGCACTGTATCAAGTGGAAGACATGGTACAGCGTGAAATTGATTTCCCGATGTCACAGCAAGAACAGACAGATTTATTGGCGCTACTCAGTCAATTTAATATGGAAGATCATAGCGCAATGTGGCGTAATAAGCCGATTATTTTCTGGCATGGTATGCGCGATACCGTTGTGCCTTATCAAATGAGCCGTGACTTTTATGATGGGCTATCGGATGAGCTGCGAACATCGATCACTTATTTATCAGAAGAGAAGGCTGGTCACGCAGTTTCGCGGGCTGGTGTATTGCAAGTGACGCAATTTATTGCACAACGTTTGGCATAA
- a CDS encoding metal-sulfur cluster assembly factor, whose product MDQDMKDSMLGALENVIDPELGIDIVNLGLVYDVDLSDEGLATVTMTLTSMGCPLGPVIVDQVNTALSELPEVKEVKVDIVWQPAWSKDNMSRYAKMALGIR is encoded by the coding sequence ATTGATCAAGATATGAAAGACAGCATGCTAGGTGCTTTAGAAAATGTTATTGATCCTGAGTTAGGTATTGATATTGTAAACTTAGGTTTAGTATATGATGTCGATTTATCAGATGAAGGTTTAGCGACGGTTACGATGACCCTAACATCAATGGGTTGCCCATTAGGTCCTGTTATTGTGGATCAGGTAAACACAGCGTTAAGTGAGCTTCCTGAAGTTAAGGAAGTAAAGGTTGATATCGTATGGCAGCCTGCATGGTCTAAAGATAATATGTCACGCTACGCAAAAATGGCATTAGGAATTCGCTAA
- a CDS encoding Crp/Fnr family transcriptional regulator — translation MRTIESTTTLPITITTFFQTKGILLKIEKGMPLFQEGSLADQLYLIKKGKMQISKETESGKELAIRICGEHRLLGETAVFCCSTFHTTTAKALMNTELYALSRERFENYLHTEPPIMTDYLKWLQIEHMKDQSRLRDLVLHGKKGALYSTLIRLANTYGQFHSPNEVTIQLALTNTDLANLCATSREMINRMLSELRKQQVLDIEKGYMTIRDLSFLKHKIECEDCPLTVCRID, via the coding sequence GTGAGGACAATCGAATCAACTACTACATTACCTATAACGATCACGACTTTCTTTCAAACGAAAGGCATACTATTAAAAATAGAAAAGGGGATGCCTCTTTTTCAAGAAGGTAGCCTTGCCGACCAACTTTACCTTATAAAAAAGGGCAAGATGCAAATTAGCAAAGAAACGGAAAGCGGAAAAGAGCTAGCCATTCGGATTTGTGGCGAGCATCGTTTACTTGGCGAAACGGCTGTTTTTTGCTGCAGTACCTTTCATACGACTACCGCTAAAGCCCTGATGAATACCGAACTATATGCGCTATCACGCGAACGATTCGAAAACTACTTGCATACGGAACCACCAATCATGACCGACTATTTAAAATGGCTCCAAATCGAGCATATGAAAGATCAAAGCCGTTTACGTGATTTAGTATTACACGGCAAAAAAGGCGCACTTTATTCCACACTTATTCGTTTAGCTAATACGTACGGTCAGTTTCACTCACCCAATGAAGTGACCATCCAACTTGCTTTAACGAATACCGATCTTGCCAATTTGTGTGCGACTAGCCGAGAAATGATCAATCGAATGCTCAGTGAATTACGCAAGCAGCAAGTGCTCGATATTGAAAAGGGCTATATGACGATTCGTGATTTATCGTTTTTAAAACACAAAATCGAATGTGAGGACTGCCCGCTTACCGTTTGTCGTATCGATTAA
- a CDS encoding ATP-dependent Clp protease ATP-binding subunit, whose translation MQFNQTQDNRPPLEQFGRNLIEQVKNGKMDPVIGRDEEIRNVIRILSRKTKNNPVLIGEPGVGKTAIVEGLAQRIVRRDVPEGLKDAELYELDMSALIAGASYRGQFEERLKAVLKQVKESEGRIILFIDEIHTIVGAGKTDGAMDAGNMLKPMLARGELHCIGATTLDEYRMYIEKDPALERRFQQVLVREPSIEDTVSILRGIKDRFEEHHRGVRIHDRAIIAAAQLADRYITDRFLPDKAIDLVDEACAMIRIEIDSMPQELDQSMRRLTQLKIEQQALKKEKDDASKKRLEVLSGEIDQLETTMKAMKEQWELEKNGLQIVRDKKDELKKLEAERDDLYLSGSNFARASELQYSKIPKLEQEVAQLEAQLKETEDNRMLREEVTEEEIAKIISRWTGIPVTKLVEGEREKLLRLKDTLHERVVGQEAAVTYVTEAVWRARSGIKDPNKPIGSFLFLGPTGVGKTELAKALAEQLFDSEEHFIRIDMSEYMEKHSVSRLVGAPPGYIGYEEGGQLTEAVRRNPYSVVLLDEIEKAHPDVANILLQVLDDGRITDSQGRMVNFTNTVIILTSNIGSQYLLEQTEESEELVQIALRQHFKPELLNRMDDIIMFHALTDEHFHAIAWKYVHQLQARVADQEITLTVDDAVVDWVVKHGIDPQFGARPLKRFVQRHLETVVARELLKGEVVAGGSLALMLENEALVIRKA comes from the coding sequence ATGCAATTTAATCAAACACAAGACAATCGCCCACCATTAGAGCAATTTGGGCGCAACTTAATCGAACAAGTGAAAAACGGCAAAATGGATCCAGTCATTGGTCGTGATGAAGAAATTCGGAATGTGATTCGTATTTTATCCCGCAAAACAAAAAATAATCCGGTATTAATTGGGGAGCCAGGTGTTGGTAAAACGGCCATTGTCGAAGGATTGGCACAGCGAATTGTACGTCGTGATGTTCCGGAAGGCTTAAAGGATGCCGAGCTCTATGAATTAGATATGAGTGCGTTAATTGCTGGGGCATCGTACAGAGGACAATTCGAGGAACGATTAAAAGCTGTATTAAAGCAAGTGAAGGAATCGGAGGGCCGTATTATTTTATTCATCGATGAAATTCATACAATCGTTGGTGCAGGCAAAACAGATGGCGCGATGGATGCTGGCAATATGTTAAAGCCAATGCTGGCACGTGGTGAATTGCATTGTATCGGTGCGACAACGCTAGATGAATACCGCATGTATATTGAAAAGGACCCAGCACTGGAGCGTCGTTTCCAGCAAGTGCTTGTACGTGAGCCTTCGATTGAAGATACGGTGTCGATTTTACGGGGTATTAAAGACCGTTTCGAGGAGCATCACCGTGGTGTGCGTATTCATGACCGTGCGATTATCGCGGCAGCACAATTAGCAGATCGTTATATTACGGACCGCTTCTTACCAGATAAAGCGATTGATTTAGTCGATGAAGCCTGTGCCATGATTCGGATTGAAATTGATTCTATGCCGCAGGAGCTTGACCAATCGATGCGTCGTTTAACACAATTAAAAATTGAACAGCAAGCATTGAAAAAAGAAAAAGACGATGCAAGTAAAAAACGTCTTGAAGTGTTATCGGGTGAAATTGATCAGCTAGAAACAACGATGAAAGCTATGAAAGAGCAATGGGAGCTAGAGAAAAATGGCTTGCAAATTGTGCGTGATAAAAAAGATGAGCTGAAAAAATTAGAAGCAGAGCGTGATGACCTTTATCTATCTGGTAGTAACTTTGCACGGGCTTCGGAGCTACAATATAGTAAAATTCCAAAACTCGAACAAGAGGTTGCACAGCTGGAGGCACAGTTGAAGGAAACGGAAGATAATCGTATGCTGCGTGAGGAAGTAACGGAAGAAGAAATCGCCAAAATTATTTCACGTTGGACAGGTATTCCCGTAACGAAATTAGTAGAAGGGGAACGTGAAAAATTATTGCGTTTGAAGGATACATTGCATGAGCGTGTCGTTGGTCAAGAAGCGGCCGTAACTTATGTAACTGAAGCAGTATGGCGCGCGCGTTCGGGCATTAAAGACCCAAACAAACCAATTGGTAGCTTCTTATTCTTAGGACCGACTGGTGTAGGGAAAACGGAATTAGCAAAAGCGTTGGCCGAGCAGTTATTTGATTCAGAAGAGCATTTCATTCGTATTGATATGAGTGAATATATGGAGAAACATTCCGTATCGCGCTTAGTCGGCGCACCCCCTGGCTATATTGGCTACGAAGAGGGTGGGCAATTAACAGAGGCCGTTCGTCGTAATCCGTATTCAGTTGTCCTATTAGACGAAATCGAAAAAGCACACCCAGATGTAGCAAATATTTTACTGCAAGTGCTAGATGATGGGCGCATTACCGATAGCCAGGGTCGTATGGTGAACTTTACGAATACTGTCATTATTTTAACATCTAATATCGGTTCGCAATATTTATTAGAGCAAACGGAAGAATCTGAAGAGCTTGTGCAAATTGCGTTACGTCAGCACTTCAAGCCAGAGCTATTAAACCGTATGGACGATATTATTATGTTCCATGCGTTAACAGACGAGCACTTCCATGCCATCGCTTGGAAATATGTGCATCAATTACAAGCGCGTGTGGCCGATCAGGAAATTACGCTAACAGTAGATGATGCTGTAGTTGATTGGGTTGTCAAACACGGCATTGATCCGCAATTTGGTGCACGCCCATTAAAACGCTTTGTGCAACGCCATTTAGAAACAGTAGTGGCACGAGAATTGTTGAAGGGTGAGGTTGTTGCGGGAGGCTCGTTGGCACTAATGCTAGAAAATGAGGCATTGGTTATTCGAAAAGCATAG
- a CDS encoding GNAT family N-acetyltransferase: MEIREIRATDNQAIQKVIQNSLEKLGLNIPGTAYFDPHLGNLYGYYSNLEHAKYWVFDMDGDVVGGIGIAPFDEANHICELQKLYLNDRTKGLGLGKKLIETALMYAKKHYNHCYLETMHDLKTACVLYEKFGSDLLNSPLPGSEHSTMDAWYIKTLK; this comes from the coding sequence ATGGAAATTCGTGAAATTAGAGCAACCGATAATCAAGCAATTCAGAAAGTCATCCAAAATTCACTAGAAAAATTAGGCTTAAATATTCCAGGTACAGCTTATTTTGACCCTCACTTAGGCAATTTATATGGTTATTACAGTAATTTAGAGCATGCCAAGTATTGGGTCTTCGATATGGATGGTGACGTAGTTGGTGGCATTGGCATTGCGCCTTTCGATGAGGCCAATCATATTTGCGAGCTTCAAAAATTGTATTTGAATGACCGTACTAAGGGATTAGGTTTAGGCAAAAAATTAATCGAAACCGCCCTAATGTATGCAAAAAAGCACTATAATCATTGCTATTTAGAAACGATGCACGACCTAAAAACCGCCTGTGTGCTCTATGAAAAATTTGGCTCTGACTTATTAAACAGTCCCCTCCCAGGTTCTGAGCATTCAACAATGGATGCTTGGTATATAAAAACTTTAAAGTGA
- a CDS encoding MarR family winged helix-turn-helix transcriptional regulator: protein MKNTSIENIRSFNRFYTKHLGLFNKEILNTSCTLTESRILYEINERKNGIANEIANDLNIDRSYMSRILTKFIKSGWLIKTASSSDSRRQILTLTVKGQEILDEVNKQSDNQIQELLSDLSKEDIALIEKSMQIIQDKMGRNLKLRDQ from the coding sequence ATGAAAAATACATCAATCGAAAATATAAGAAGCTTCAACCGTTTCTATACGAAGCATCTCGGGCTCTTTAATAAAGAAATCCTAAATACCTCGTGTACATTAACAGAATCACGAATTTTATATGAAATAAACGAGCGGAAAAATGGTATCGCAAATGAGATTGCCAATGATTTGAATATAGATAGAAGTTATATGAGTCGAATCCTTACTAAATTTATAAAAAGTGGGTGGCTTATAAAAACGGCATCTTCTAGTGATTCTAGAAGGCAAATTCTTACGTTAACTGTAAAAGGTCAGGAAATATTAGATGAAGTTAATAAGCAGTCTGATAATCAAATTCAAGAGCTTTTGAGCGACTTAAGTAAGGAAGATATCGCATTGATTGAAAAATCTATGCAAATCATTCAAGACAAGATGGGAAGAAACTTAAAATTAAGGGATCAATAA
- a CDS encoding YjzD family protein: MQYIVTFFWSFLLISMLNYVVSSVLGVDFNFMNGVIVSLVFSVLVLIIAAVIPNESTPDAEAEHH, encoded by the coding sequence ATGCAATATATCGTTACATTCTTTTGGTCATTCTTATTAATTTCAATGTTAAACTACGTAGTAAGCTCAGTTTTAGGTGTAGACTTTAACTTTATGAATGGCGTAATTGTTTCTTTAGTATTCAGCGTATTAGTACTGATCATCGCTGCAGTAATTCCAAACGAATCTACTCCAGACGCAGAAGCAGAACATCACTAA
- a CDS encoding beta-ketoacyl-ACP synthase III: MNAGIIGISKYIPPKSVSNVEFEKKLDTSDEWIRTRTGIENRFIAETEETSDMAFQAAEKALANANIQANQVGMIIVATVTQDQNFPSVACQIQERLGISGCAALDISAACSGFIYATTIAKQFIESNSYDYVLVVGVEKLSKIVDWDDRNTAVLFGDGASAAVIGKVSEGRGILSFELGADGTGGKHLFLDQESHINMNGREVFKFAVRQMGESAISVLEKAGLTKDDVDYLVPHQANIRIMESARERLGLPEEKMSKTIHKYGNTSAASIGISIVDDLEAGKIKDDDIVVLVGFGGGLTWGALAVKWGK, encoded by the coding sequence ATGAACGCAGGGATTATCGGGATTAGTAAATATATTCCGCCAAAAAGTGTAAGTAATGTAGAGTTTGAAAAAAAGTTAGATACATCGGATGAATGGATTCGTACACGAACAGGTATTGAGAATCGATTTATCGCGGAGACTGAGGAAACATCAGATATGGCATTTCAAGCAGCAGAAAAAGCGCTAGCAAATGCTAATATACAGGCAAATCAAGTCGGTATGATTATTGTTGCAACCGTTACGCAAGATCAAAACTTTCCAAGCGTTGCGTGCCAAATACAAGAGCGTTTAGGAATTTCAGGTTGCGCGGCATTAGATATTTCAGCAGCATGTTCAGGCTTTATCTATGCGACGACGATTGCCAAGCAGTTTATTGAGAGTAATAGCTATGATTATGTATTAGTAGTAGGTGTTGAGAAATTATCAAAAATTGTTGATTGGGACGACCGAAATACAGCAGTATTATTTGGAGATGGTGCAAGTGCAGCCGTTATTGGTAAAGTTTCAGAAGGACGAGGCATTTTGTCATTTGAGCTTGGTGCAGATGGAACAGGTGGTAAGCATTTGTTTTTAGACCAAGAATCACATATTAACATGAATGGTCGTGAAGTATTTAAGTTTGCGGTGCGTCAAATGGGAGAATCGGCCATCAGTGTGCTAGAAAAGGCCGGTTTAACAAAAGATGATGTCGACTACTTAGTGCCACATCAGGCAAATATTCGCATTATGGAATCTGCACGTGAGCGCCTTGGCTTACCTGAAGAAAAAATGTCGAAAACGATTCATAAATATGGCAATACATCCGCAGCCTCGATTGGCATTTCAATTGTCGATGATCTGGAGGCAGGAAAGATTAAAGACGACGATATTGTTGTTTTAGTAGGCTTTGGTGGCGGGTTAACTTGGGGTGCGCTCGCTGTAAAATGGGGAAAATAA
- the fabF gene encoding beta-ketoacyl-ACP synthase II yields MEKRRVVVTGIGAVTPVGNSAEASWENVLAGKSGIGPMTRVDTSKFSVSVAAEVKDFNIEEYIEKKEARKMDRFTHYALAASMMAVKDANLTITEELAPRAGVWIGSGIGGMETHEQQFLTFQERGVRRVSPFFVPMMIPDMASGQVSIYLGAKGVNSCSVTACASGTNSIGDAFKVIERGDADVMITGGAEAPIVTMAVAGFSANTALSLNPDVNSASRPFDKNRDGFVIGEGAGILILEEYEHAKQRGAKIYAEIVGYGATADAHHITAPAPNGEGAARAMQMALNDAEVAPEQVGYINAHGTSTPYNDLFETQAVKTVFGDHAYKLAMSSTKSMTGHLLGAAGGIEAIFSVLALKDGILPPTTNLVEPDPDCDLDYVPNVARKADIDYALSNSLGFGGHNACLLFKKYSE; encoded by the coding sequence ATGGAAAAACGTAGAGTAGTTGTAACTGGAATTGGAGCAGTAACACCTGTTGGTAACAGCGCTGAAGCATCTTGGGAAAATGTACTTGCAGGAAAATCAGGAATTGGTCCAATGACACGTGTTGATACAAGTAAGTTTTCGGTATCCGTAGCGGCAGAAGTAAAGGACTTTAATATAGAAGAATATATCGAGAAAAAAGAAGCGCGTAAAATGGACCGCTTTACGCATTATGCACTTGCTGCATCTATGATGGCTGTAAAGGATGCTAATTTAACAATTACCGAAGAGTTGGCACCGCGAGCAGGTGTATGGATTGGCTCGGGTATTGGCGGTATGGAAACGCATGAACAGCAATTTTTAACATTCCAAGAGCGTGGCGTACGTCGTGTGAGCCCGTTCTTCGTACCGATGATGATTCCTGATATGGCTTCAGGTCAGGTATCAATTTATTTAGGTGCAAAAGGCGTAAACTCTTGCTCGGTAACGGCCTGTGCTTCGGGAACAAATTCAATTGGTGATGCATTTAAGGTAATTGAGCGCGGTGATGCCGATGTGATGATTACTGGTGGTGCAGAGGCGCCGATTGTGACAATGGCTGTTGCAGGATTTAGCGCCAATACTGCGCTATCACTAAACCCAGATGTAAACAGTGCTTCACGCCCCTTTGATAAAAATCGTGACGGCTTCGTAATTGGTGAAGGCGCAGGAATTTTAATTTTAGAGGAATACGAGCATGCAAAACAGCGCGGGGCAAAAATTTATGCGGAAATCGTTGGTTATGGGGCGACAGCAGATGCGCATCATATTACAGCACCAGCTCCAAATGGTGAAGGGGCTGCACGTGCAATGCAGATGGCGTTAAATGATGCAGAAGTAGCACCAGAACAAGTGGGTTACATTAATGCACATGGCACAAGTACGCCATATAATGATTTATTCGAGACACAAGCTGTCAAAACAGTATTTGGAGACCATGCCTACAAATTAGCGATGAGCTCAACAAAAAGTATGACCGGTCATTTATTAGGAGCAGCGGGCGGTATTGAAGCCATCTTTTCAGTGCTAGCATTAAAAGATGGCATTTTACCTCCTACAACGAACTTAGTTGAACCGGATCCAGATTGCGATTTAGATTATGTGCCAAATGTAGCGCGTAAAGCGGATATTGACTATGCACTTAGCAATTCGCTTGGCTTTGGTGGTCATAACGCATGTTTACTATTTAAAAAATATAGTGAATAA
- the trpS gene encoding tryptophan--tRNA ligase, with product MTTIFSGVQPTGTITLGNYIGAIKQFPELQEQGNAIYCIVDQHAITVPQDRLELRKNIRSLAAMYIACGIDPKKSTLFIQSEVPAHAQAGWILQCVATIGELERMTQFKDKSSGKETVLAALLTYPPLMAADILLYNTDIVPVGEDQKQHIELTRDLAERFNKRYNDVLTIPDIQLPKEGARIKSLQEPTKKMSKSDPNTKATIRLLDTAKEIEKKIKSAVTDSEGIVKYDIENKPGVSNLLTIESALSNVSIAYLEKKYEGKGYGDFKAGVAQAVIEHLTPIQERYNALIDSPELDDILDEGAEKANAIASKTLKKMENAMGLGRKRR from the coding sequence ATGACAACCATTTTTTCAGGCGTACAGCCAACAGGTACAATTACATTAGGGAACTATATCGGTGCGATTAAGCAATTCCCAGAACTACAAGAACAAGGCAATGCGATTTACTGCATCGTAGACCAGCACGCCATTACCGTACCACAGGATCGTTTAGAGCTACGTAAAAACATTCGCTCTTTAGCCGCCATGTATATCGCATGTGGCATCGACCCGAAAAAGTCGACATTATTTATCCAATCGGAAGTACCAGCACACGCACAGGCAGGCTGGATTTTACAATGCGTGGCGACAATCGGTGAATTAGAGCGTATGACACAATTTAAAGATAAATCAAGCGGTAAAGAAACGGTACTAGCCGCTCTTTTAACCTACCCACCATTGATGGCTGCGGATATTCTTTTATACAATACCGATATCGTGCCTGTTGGAGAAGACCAAAAACAGCATATCGAATTAACACGTGATTTAGCAGAGCGATTCAACAAGCGATACAATGATGTCTTAACAATTCCAGACATTCAATTACCAAAAGAAGGCGCTCGTATTAAATCATTACAAGAGCCAACAAAGAAAATGTCCAAATCAGATCCAAACACAAAAGCAACGATCCGCTTATTAGATACAGCAAAAGAAATTGAAAAGAAAATTAAATCAGCTGTTACAGATTCTGAAGGCATTGTGAAATATGACATCGAAAACAAGCCAGGCGTATCCAACCTATTAACAATCGAATCGGCATTATCGAATGTATCCATCGCTTATTTAGAAAAGAAATATGAGGGCAAGGGCTACGGCGATTTCAAAGCAGGTGTCGCACAAGCGGTTATCGAGCATTTAACACCCATTCAAGAGCGCTACAATGCATTAATTGACTCTCCAGAACTAGACGATATTTTAGACGAAGGAGCAGAAAAAGCAAATGCCATCGCCTCTAAAACACTCAAGAAAATGGAGAACGCGATGGGCCTAGGCCGTAAACGACGATAA